In one window of Paracoccus saliphilus DNA:
- a CDS encoding glycine cleavage T C-terminal barrel domain-containing protein, whose protein sequence is MLSTTQTPGDERIHPNVPTVDQSDRIVPINLRQSGPTPVQMLISTRVRKSPFWHLSIEAGAWRATVYNRMYHPRGYVRPEDGGAMAEYDALINRVTLWNVAVERQIRIKGPDAEAFVDFVITRDATRIRPMHGKYCILCNDRGGILNDPVLLRLAEDEFWFSISDSDLMLWLQGVNVARRFDVEIDEIDVSPLQIQGPLSEDLMADLVGEEVRAIPYYGLMETEIGGCPVVISQTGFTGEKGYEVYVRDATENAEEIWYAIRGQGARFGLRVIAPAHHRRIAAGILSWGQDLDAETSPFQVNLAYQVPRKKAGDYIGRAELERQRAIIDEGGYPFRQKLVGMKLGGHPITDYAPDFWLVTDPEGNRMGYLTSPWWSPELETNIALGYVPWEMSARGTALKVELPEAYSETSGQSVDAVVCEVPFRPSVNPSARERAIAAGRDSAD, encoded by the coding sequence ATGCTCAGTACAACACAGACCCCCGGGGATGAGCGCATTCACCCCAATGTACCCACGGTGGACCAGTCGGATCGGATCGTTCCGATCAACCTGCGCCAGTCCGGGCCGACGCCGGTCCAGATGCTCATTTCGACCCGCGTGCGAAAATCGCCCTTCTGGCATCTGTCCATAGAGGCAGGCGCATGGCGCGCCACGGTCTACAATCGCATGTATCACCCGCGCGGCTATGTCCGGCCCGAAGACGGTGGCGCGATGGCCGAATATGATGCCCTGATCAACCGTGTGACACTCTGGAACGTGGCGGTCGAACGACAGATCCGGATCAAGGGGCCGGATGCCGAAGCCTTCGTCGATTTCGTGATCACCCGCGATGCCACCCGGATCAGGCCCATGCATGGCAAGTACTGCATCCTGTGCAATGACAGGGGCGGTATCCTGAACGACCCGGTGCTGCTCAGGTTGGCAGAGGACGAGTTCTGGTTTTCGATCTCGGATTCCGACCTCATGCTCTGGTTGCAGGGCGTCAATGTCGCGCGCCGCTTCGATGTGGAGATCGACGAGATCGATGTCTCGCCGCTGCAGATCCAGGGACCGCTGTCGGAGGATCTCATGGCCGATCTTGTCGGCGAGGAGGTGCGGGCCATTCCCTATTACGGCCTGATGGAGACCGAGATCGGCGGCTGTCCTGTCGTCATCAGCCAGACGGGTTTCACCGGCGAAAAAGGATACGAGGTCTATGTCCGTGACGCCACGGAGAATGCCGAAGAGATCTGGTACGCGATCCGGGGGCAGGGTGCGCGCTTCGGTCTGCGCGTCATCGCACCGGCTCATCACCGTCGTATCGCGGCCGGAATCCTGTCCTGGGGTCAGGATCTGGACGCTGAAACCTCGCCCTTCCAGGTCAATCTCGCCTACCAGGTGCCGCGCAAGAAGGCGGGCGACTATATCGGCAGGGCCGAGTTGGAGCGCCAGCGCGCCATTATCGACGAGGGCGGCTACCCGTTCCGGCAAAAGCTGGTCGGCATGAAGCTGGGCGGCCATCCGATCACCGATTATGCGCCGGATTTCTGGCTGGTAACCGATCCCGAAGGCAACCGCATGGGTTATCTGACCTCGCCCTGGTGGTCGCCGGAACTGGAAACGAACATCGCCCTTGGTTACGTGCCGTGGGAAATGTCTGCGCGCGGCACCGCGTTGAAGGTCGAACTGCCCGAGGCCTACTCTGAAACTTCCGGTCAGTCCGTCGATGCGGTGGTCTGCGAGGTGCCTTTCAGACCCTCGGTCAACCCGAGCGCGCGTGAACGTGCGATCGCCGCCGGGCGCGATTCGGCCGACTGA
- a CDS encoding methylenetetrahydrofolate reductase encodes MTDLTLAGNASTTPNLLDADISIELSPETVDEFDPDPEILSKGSKVFLTHIAGKDIQTQIYAAKRLLSIGYVPVVHMGARNFETEDEYVRLVQAHSQNGVTHGLFLGGNPRKHNGPLHEALDLLNHGVLRDANFLHAFIGGYPEGHPDIGPNALESARQHKLEACRTHGMTPEIISQFAFDGDAIAAWANRIATEEPNLPIRLGLAGVTSLPTLIRFAVICGVGPSMAVLKKNAGGLMKIMSDRDPGDIIEGIEAGFFGASTLNLHFFPFGGWKKTLTWIADQRRS; translated from the coding sequence ATGACGGATCTCACCCTGGCTGGAAACGCTTCGACAACGCCAAACCTTCTCGATGCCGACATATCGATCGAATTGTCACCCGAAACTGTCGACGAGTTCGATCCCGATCCCGAAATTCTTTCAAAGGGATCGAAAGTCTTTCTCACACATATCGCCGGCAAAGATATTCAAACCCAGATCTATGCCGCGAAGCGTCTTCTGTCGATTGGGTACGTTCCTGTCGTACATATGGGCGCGCGCAACTTCGAAACGGAAGACGAATATGTCAGGCTCGTGCAGGCACATAGCCAGAATGGCGTTACTCACGGATTGTTCCTGGGAGGAAATCCCCGAAAGCACAACGGTCCGCTTCATGAGGCACTCGATCTCTTGAATCATGGTGTGTTGCGTGACGCAAATTTCTTGCATGCATTCATTGGCGGTTATCCCGAGGGTCATCCGGATATAGGCCCTAACGCGTTGGAGAGCGCCAGGCAGCACAAGCTCGAAGCTTGCCGCACGCATGGAATGACCCCCGAAATCATCTCGCAATTCGCTTTCGACGGGGATGCGATAGCGGCCTGGGCAAACAGGATCGCGACAGAAGAGCCGAACTTGCCAATTCGTTTGGGCCTCGCCGGCGTCACCTCGCTCCCCACGTTGATCAGGTTCGCAGTCATATGCGGTGTCGGACCTTCCATGGCTGTCTTGAAGAAAAACGCAGGGGGGCTCATGAAAATCATGAGTGATCGTGATCCCGGCGATATCATCGAAGGAATTGAAGCCGGTTTTTTCGGGGCAAGCACCCTGAACCTGCATTTCTTTCCGTTCGGCGGCTGGAAAAAGACACTGACCTGGATAGCCGACCAACGAAGGTCCTGA